The following is a genomic window from Ictalurus furcatus strain D&B chromosome 14, Billie_1.0, whole genome shotgun sequence.
GGAGCTGTGCGCTACGAGCAACCCGTGTCTCATCAGTATTAAAGCGGTGATTGAGAACCCTCTCGAAATGCATCAAATAACAGTTGAAATTGTAGATGTGAATGATAATGCACCTTCATTTACAGATAATGTTTACAATTTGGAAACACTTGAAAGTGCGATGACTGGAACACGGTATCAGTTGGAAGGTGCGCACGACCCAGATATCGGCTCTAATGCTTTGCAATCTTATAAACTAACGCAGAACCAGTTTTTCCGTTTAGAAACAGACGATTTTGGAGATGGAGGAAAAGTCCCTGTCCTCGTTCTACAAAGAATTCTGGACCGGGAAAATAGCGCAAGGCATACTTTAATATTAACTGCGATAGATGGGGGAAAGCCACAAAAAACAGGCACTCTGactattaatgttgttgtgtcAGATGTCAATGATAATGCACCTAATTGtggtaaacaaaaatatatggTAACAGTGAAAGAAGATGTTGCTGATGGCACGTTTTTGCTACGGATTAACGCGACGGATTCGGATGAAGGAGAAAATGGAGAGATTGAATACTCATTACGAAGTAAGTTTAGAAATGGCGCGTCTGACCTCTTTGATTTACACAGCAAAACAGGAGAATTACGGATTAAAGGTGGGCTaaattttgaggaaaaacaaGTCTACGAGCTAAAAATTCTGGCCGCCGATAAAGGAACAGTGTCCCTATCCGCGCAGTGTAACGTGCTTGTGAAAGTCGAAGATGTGAACGATAACAGACCAGAAATAGAAGTCACCTCCTTGTCTGACAGAATTTCCGAGGACGCGCGTCCAGGTACCGTAGTTGCTTTGATGGGAGTGACAGACTTGGATTCTGGTGTTAATGGACAGGTAGTATGTTCTTTACCAGAGAACATACCATTTGAACTTAAGCAGTCATCAGATTCAAATTTTTATTCCTTGATTACTAAAGGATACTTAGATAAAGAGTCAAAATCGTTTTACAATATTGCAATAACAGCTAAGGATTTGGGAACCCCCCCTCaatcatcaacaaaaataattaatgttGAAGTAATGGATGTCAATGACAACAGCCCTGCGTTCATCCAAAGCCCGTACACCTTCTATGTAGCCGAAAACAATAAACCGGGCATGTCTGTTTTCTCGGTGAACGCAGCTGATATAGATGAGGGTGAAAACGCTAGAGTCTCATACTCAATAGATCATGTGAACACAGACCAAAGTGTGACATcattcatgaatattaatgaggaGAGTGGTGCAGTTTTTGCGCTCAAAAGCTTTGACTTTGAGTCACAGAAAAAGTTCCAGTTCCACGTGCTCGCTACAGATTCTGGAACTCCGTCATTAAGCAGCAACGTCACAGTGAACGTCTTCATTCTGGATCAGAACGACAACGTTCCAGTGATCTTATATCCAGTCAGCGCTAACGGTTCTGCTGAAGGTGTGGAGGAGATTCCCAGCAATGCCAACGCAGGACATTTAGTGACTAAAGTGAGAGCCTATGACGCGGATATAGGATACAACGGCTGGTTATTATTTTCCCTGCAGGAAGTGAGTGACCACAGTCTCTTTGCTTTGGACCGCTATACAGGACAGATAAGGACCCTTCGCTCATTCACAGAAACAGATGAGGCTGAACATAAACTGGTCATACTTGTCAAAGACAATGGCAACGTTTCACTTTCAGCAACAGCGACTGTGATTATCAAACTTGTTGAACCCAAAGAGGCATTTTCAGCGTCCGATGTTAAAAGTTCAGTAAAAAGTGTACAAGAAAATAgcgttacattttatttaatcattacCTTGGGATCggtttcatttcttttactCATCAGTATCATCGTGCTGATTGTAATGCAGTGCTCCAAATCTACAGACTATTCCTCCAAGTATTTACAAGATACAAATTACGACGGGACACTGTGTCACAGCATCCAGTACAGATCCGGAGATAAACGCTACATGTTAGTTGGACCAAGAACGAGTATTGGATCTACTCTAGTTCCAGGAAGTAATGGAAATACTCTAGTGATACAGGATCGGAGGAGGAGAACTTCTGGTGAGGTAAGAGCTGACTAACCTACGTAAACCGTGTAATGCTTGCTCACTTTTGCCTATTTCTTCTAaacttttaaatgttaaaaaggtTTTACCATTAGTTAACattttatgtataatattttggCATGTTTTCTGT
Proteins encoded in this region:
- the LOC128618280 gene encoding protocadherin alpha-8-like; protein product: MRREYLKTCWIYRHFVLHYVCLLLLSDVVSTHIRYSLQEESKIGTILGNVAKDLSMDSSVLTGRNLRIVTGSKQELFQVSQKEGSLFVNRRIDREELCATSNPCLISIKAVIENPLEMHQITVEIVDVNDNAPSFTDNVYNLETLESAMTGTRYQLEGAHDPDIGSNALQSYKLTQNQFFRLETDDFGDGGKVPVLVLQRILDRENSARHTLILTAIDGGKPQKTGTLTINVVVSDVNDNAPNCGKQKYMVTVKEDVADGTFLLRINATDSDEGENGEIEYSLRSKFRNGASDLFDLHSKTGELRIKGGLNFEEKQVYELKILAADKGTVSLSAQCNVLVKVEDVNDNRPEIEVTSLSDRISEDARPGTVVALMGVTDLDSGVNGQVVCSLPENIPFELKQSSDSNFYSLITKGYLDKESKSFYNIAITAKDLGTPPQSSTKIINVEVMDVNDNSPAFIQSPYTFYVAENNKPGMSVFSVNAADIDEGENARVSYSIDHVNTDQSVTSFMNINEESGAVFALKSFDFESQKKFQFHVLATDSGTPSLSSNVTVNVFILDQNDNVPVILYPVSANGSAEGVEEIPSNANAGHLVTKVRAYDADIGYNGWLLFSLQEVSDHSLFALDRYTGQIRTLRSFTETDEAEHKLVILVKDNGNVSLSATATVIIKLVEPKEAFSASDVKSSVKSVQENSVTFYLIITLGSVSFLLLISIIVLIVMQCSKSTDYSSKYLQDTNYDGTLCHSIQYRSGDKRYMLVGPRTSIGSTLVPGSNGNTLVIQDRRRRTSGEVRAD